The proteins below are encoded in one region of Gemmatimonadota bacterium:
- the bamA gene encoding outer membrane protein assembly factor BamA — protein MAALATLMTSTPLRAQDPPAMPPVDSILVEGNLRNKSEQILAVGGLSKGSVITWRDIQRAITLLYRSGQFDRISVEQREGDGILILALVVVERPLLRSWTLEGPDKIAARQSKEFVRLAIGQPIERVAAAKARYQIDSMYHKLGYYTAKVTYKETKTEDGGVSLAYTVDEGNRVAIARVEVEGNSAMTAEQMVGAMATKPEGFWWFRPGAYNERELDLDMRERLPRWYGERGMIDFQVVQDTIVDDQQNGKATLKLKVEEGDVYKVGTFEIVGNRRYSLEELSQGFPFGLPGQVGTGQQLGGLFNRSQWEDATQKVGETYANAGYIQARVDPEQVRRTLPDGSKVLDLRWRIFEGQPATVNKVNIVGNEVTHERVIREAIVLLPGQLYNQEAVKRSYQNISNLGYFNPLPNPDIAPAPNGVDVDVTFRVEEKRTGNINFGASVGQGTGLGGFLGLEEPNLFGRGKRGRLQYQFGRNINDFSLSYSDPAIHESRISGTLTVYNSRQRYVIGDLGRQQQEGGSIQLGLPWLGSRVSRLFASYGFQRIRYSEGSAALQARFQCAPCSRSTIGLSFMRETRIGLPFPIAGSMVQVGVEQNGGPLGGTGDYQKVDLDTRWYAPLGRLGGTPGALGGGVQFTLGLTAKSGFIFGDPGGFFTQLYSLGGVQYGIPLRGYSEFAITPNGFDALAGGQRASADGFGKSYAAFTVEAGARISQALYVNTFFDAGNVYRNVRQYDPTRLYRGAGVGVALISPLGPIGVDLGYGFDKLDNLGRPKPGFQLHFRLGNFQ, from the coding sequence ATGGCTGCACTGGCCACCCTGATGACGAGCACGCCGCTCCGGGCGCAGGACCCGCCGGCAATGCCACCGGTCGATTCGATCCTGGTCGAGGGCAATCTCCGCAACAAGTCGGAGCAGATCCTGGCCGTCGGCGGTCTCAGCAAGGGGTCGGTCATCACCTGGCGCGACATCCAGCGCGCGATCACGCTGCTCTACCGCTCCGGACAATTCGACCGGATCAGCGTCGAGCAGCGCGAAGGAGACGGGATCCTGATCCTCGCGCTCGTGGTGGTTGAGCGGCCGTTGCTGCGCAGCTGGACGCTCGAGGGGCCGGACAAGATTGCGGCGCGGCAGTCGAAGGAATTCGTCCGGCTGGCCATTGGACAGCCGATCGAGCGCGTCGCCGCTGCCAAGGCGCGATACCAGATCGACTCGATGTACCACAAGCTCGGCTACTACACGGCCAAGGTGACGTACAAGGAGACCAAGACCGAGGACGGCGGCGTCTCGCTGGCGTACACGGTTGACGAGGGCAATCGCGTCGCCATCGCCCGGGTCGAGGTCGAAGGCAATTCGGCGATGACGGCCGAGCAGATGGTCGGGGCGATGGCCACCAAGCCCGAGGGCTTCTGGTGGTTCCGCCCGGGGGCGTACAACGAGCGCGAGCTCGACCTCGACATGCGGGAGCGGCTCCCCCGGTGGTACGGCGAGCGGGGAATGATCGACTTCCAGGTGGTGCAGGACACCATCGTCGACGACCAGCAGAATGGCAAGGCGACGCTCAAGCTGAAGGTCGAGGAGGGCGACGTCTACAAGGTCGGCACCTTCGAGATCGTCGGGAATCGGCGCTACTCGCTCGAGGAGCTGTCGCAGGGCTTCCCGTTCGGCCTGCCGGGTCAGGTCGGCACTGGGCAGCAGCTGGGCGGGCTCTTCAATCGCAGCCAGTGGGAAGATGCGACCCAAAAGGTCGGCGAAACGTACGCCAACGCCGGCTACATCCAGGCGCGCGTCGATCCCGAGCAGGTGCGGCGCACGCTCCCCGATGGCAGCAAGGTGCTCGACTTGCGCTGGCGGATTTTCGAGGGCCAGCCCGCGACGGTCAACAAGGTCAACATCGTCGGCAACGAAGTCACCCATGAGCGCGTGATCCGCGAAGCGATCGTCCTGCTCCCGGGCCAGTTGTACAACCAGGAAGCGGTGAAGCGCTCCTATCAGAACATCTCGAATCTCGGCTACTTCAATCCGCTGCCGAATCCGGACATTGCGCCGGCGCCCAACGGCGTCGACGTCGACGTCACCTTCCGCGTCGAAGAGAAGCGGACGGGCAACATCAATTTCGGGGCGTCCGTCGGCCAGGGCACCGGGCTTGGTGGCTTCCTCGGGCTCGAAGAGCCGAACCTCTTCGGGCGCGGCAAGCGCGGGCGGCTGCAGTACCAGTTCGGCCGGAACATCAACGACTTCTCGCTGTCGTATTCCGACCCGGCGATTCACGAGAGCCGGATCTCGGGCACGCTGACGGTCTACAATTCCCGCCAGCGGTACGTGATCGGCGACCTCGGGCGGCAGCAGCAGGAAGGCGGGTCCATCCAGCTCGGCCTCCCGTGGTTGGGCTCACGGGTCTCGCGCCTCTTTGCGTCGTACGGGTTCCAGCGGATCCGGTACTCCGAAGGATCGGCGGCGCTGCAGGCGCGCTTCCAGTGCGCCCCGTGTTCCCGTTCGACGATCGGCTTGTCGTTCATGCGCGAGACGCGCATCGGCCTGCCGTTCCCGATCGCCGGCTCGATGGTGCAGGTTGGCGTCGAGCAGAACGGCGGTCCGCTCGGCGGCACCGGCGACTACCAGAAGGTCGACCTCGATACCCGGTGGTATGCCCCGCTTGGGCGCCTCGGCGGCACGCCCGGCGCGCTCGGCGGCGGCGTCCAGTTCACGCTCGGACTGACGGCCAAGTCGGGCTTCATCTTCGGCGATCCGGGCGGCTTCTTCACCCAGCTCTATTCGCTCGGCGGCGTGCAGTATGGCATTCCGCTGCGCGGTTACAGCGAGTTCGCGATCACCCCGAACGGCTTCGACGCCCTGGCGGGTGGGCAGCGGGCAAGCGCCGACGGCTTCGGCAAGTCCTACGCGGCCTTCACGGTGGAGGCCGGCGCCAGGATCTCCCAGGCGCTGTACGTCAACACCTTCTTTGACGCCGGCAATGTCTACCGCAATGTGCGCCAATACGATCCCACTCGTCTCTATCGAGGCGCGGGCGTGGGCGTGGCGTTAATTTCCCCGCTTGGCCCGATCGGCGTCGACCTCGGGTACGGGTTCGACAAGCTCGACAATCTCGGTCGCCCGAAGCCTGGCTTCCAGCTCCATTTCCGCCTCGGCAACTTCCAATAG
- a CDS encoding OmpH family outer membrane protein translates to MIRVGFPLRALGLPAAMLLLVAPVSAQSIAGCKVAYVNGAQVLQSTPGYVQADSIFKREMQIYSTEIQQLQASLQAAAAKFEESSVMLSATNRAAERKKLSDQQDALEKRQQDIQTKAQDRRTQLVSPIEARITAVIEGIRAENNCAMIFDVAVDGNAILAADKSLDLTAKVIERLRGATAPAAKP, encoded by the coding sequence ATGATTCGTGTTGGATTCCCGCTCCGCGCCCTCGGCCTTCCGGCCGCCATGCTCCTGCTGGTGGCGCCCGTCTCGGCCCAGTCGATCGCCGGCTGCAAGGTCGCCTACGTGAACGGGGCGCAGGTGCTCCAGTCGACGCCCGGCTATGTGCAGGCGGACTCGATCTTCAAGCGCGAAATGCAGATCTACTCGACCGAGATCCAGCAGCTGCAGGCCAGCCTTCAGGCGGCGGCCGCCAAGTTCGAGGAGTCCTCGGTGATGCTCTCGGCCACCAACCGGGCCGCCGAGCGGAAGAAGCTCTCGGATCAGCAGGACGCGCTCGAGAAGCGTCAGCAGGACATCCAGACCAAGGCGCAGGATCGTCGCACCCAGCTGGTGTCGCCGATCGAGGCGCGCATCACCGCCGTCATCGAGGGGATCCGCGCCGAGAACAACTGCGCGATGATCTTCGACGTCGCGGTGGACGGCAATGCCATCCTCGCGGCCGACAAGTCCCTCGACCTGACCGCCAAGGTCATCGAGCGTCTCCGCGGCGCCACCGCTCCGGCCGCGAAGCCCTGA
- the lpxD gene encoding UDP-3-O-(3-hydroxymyristoyl)glucosamine N-acyltransferase: MVGGRLYGQGDLPLRRLRSLELAEADALAICLGPKYLPAMATTRAGAVLLPESLRDSAGPVTRIVVADPAQAMAEAARLLHPRAGSRPQIDVSARIGVGTTMGESPRIEAFVVIGANVTIGRGVRIGPHVVIEDGVVLGDDVRLDAGVVVHSHAVLGHRVWCKSRSVIAGEGFGFHSDASGHRRSPQVGGCLLGDDVEVGAGSCVDRGSLDDTVIGRGTKLDNLVHVGHNARLGEHCLVMAGTGVSGSVIIGDRVILAGQAGIAGHLSIGNDARVGAQAGVISSVPAGASVSGYPARPHREFLRAMAALYRLTPHVDALEALGRAEEQDDG, encoded by the coding sequence GTGGTCGGTGGCCGCCTGTATGGTCAGGGGGACCTCCCCCTGCGGCGGCTCCGTTCGCTCGAACTGGCCGAGGCCGATGCGTTGGCGATCTGTCTCGGCCCGAAGTACCTCCCGGCCATGGCCACGACGCGCGCCGGGGCCGTGCTGTTGCCGGAATCGCTGCGCGACAGCGCCGGCCCGGTCACGCGCATTGTCGTGGCCGACCCGGCGCAGGCGATGGCCGAAGCGGCCCGCCTGCTCCATCCCCGCGCGGGCTCCCGGCCGCAGATTGACGTGTCGGCCCGAATCGGGGTCGGCACCACGATGGGCGAGTCGCCGCGCATCGAAGCCTTCGTCGTGATCGGGGCCAACGTCACCATCGGCCGCGGTGTGCGCATCGGCCCCCATGTGGTGATCGAGGACGGCGTGGTGCTGGGCGATGACGTCCGGCTCGACGCTGGCGTCGTCGTCCATTCGCACGCGGTGCTTGGGCACCGGGTCTGGTGCAAGTCGCGCTCGGTGATCGCCGGAGAGGGGTTCGGCTTCCACTCCGACGCGAGCGGCCATCGACGCAGTCCGCAGGTTGGCGGCTGCCTGCTCGGCGACGATGTCGAGGTCGGCGCGGGCAGCTGTGTTGATCGCGGATCGCTCGACGACACCGTCATCGGTCGCGGCACCAAGCTCGACAACCTCGTGCACGTCGGTCACAATGCGCGGCTCGGCGAACACTGCCTCGTCATGGCGGGCACCGGCGTCTCCGGCAGCGTCATCATCGGCGACCGCGTGATCCTGGCGGGGCAGGCGGGCATCGCCGGCCACCTGTCGATCGGCAACGACGCGCGGGTCGGCGCCCAAGCCGGTGTGATTTCCTCCGTTCCCGCTGGCGCCTCGGTTTCCGGCTACCCGGCCCGACCGCATCGCGAATTTCTGCGGGCGATGGCCGCCCTATATCGTTTGACACCGCATGTCGACGCACTCGAAGCGCTCGGCAGGGCAGAGGAGCAGGACGATGGCTAG
- the lpxC gene encoding UDP-3-O-[3-hydroxymyristoyl] N-acetylglucosamine deacetylase, translated as MARRTLAGTATVSGTGLHTGAKTTVQIGPGESGSGIRFQRTDLPGQPFVTARVAQVEATERRTGLADGSAAVQTVEHLLGALFAEQIDDAVITIDGPEPPILDGSFQPWIEAIDQAGIRELTGDPVVIRVTAPFTVEEGDARYVVAPASNFQVTGTIEWSHPVIGRQSLSVTMTPDSFRREIAPARTFGFVHEVAALQARGLLQGATPDVAVVLSETGIASGTLRWPDEFVRHKIGDIVGDLSLLGARIEGHVIAERPSHQGNLALARALARLALRSDPRRLDVTAIMDVLPHRYPFLLVDRVLEIEPGKRLVGIKNVTINEPFFQGHFPGHPIMPGVLIVEAMAQAGGMLLMDNFDDPGSKVVYFAALDGVKFRRPVVPGDQLRFELELLQFRGRTCRMKGQALVEGRVVCEAEMLATVVDR; from the coding sequence ATGGCTAGGCGCACGCTGGCCGGCACGGCAACCGTCTCCGGCACCGGACTCCATACCGGCGCGAAGACGACCGTCCAGATCGGCCCCGGCGAGTCCGGGAGCGGTATCCGTTTCCAGCGCACCGATCTGCCAGGCCAGCCGTTCGTGACGGCGCGGGTCGCGCAGGTCGAGGCCACCGAGCGTCGCACCGGGTTGGCCGACGGCAGCGCCGCGGTGCAAACGGTGGAGCATCTGCTCGGGGCGCTGTTCGCCGAGCAGATCGATGACGCCGTGATCACCATCGACGGCCCCGAACCGCCAATTCTCGATGGCTCGTTCCAGCCGTGGATCGAGGCGATCGACCAGGCCGGGATCCGGGAACTGACGGGCGACCCGGTCGTCATTCGGGTCACGGCGCCGTTCACGGTCGAGGAAGGCGATGCGCGCTACGTCGTGGCGCCCGCGTCGAACTTCCAGGTCACCGGGACCATCGAGTGGAGCCACCCGGTCATCGGCCGCCAATCGTTGTCCGTCACCATGACACCGGACTCGTTTCGCCGCGAGATTGCGCCGGCGCGCACCTTCGGGTTCGTCCACGAGGTCGCGGCGCTGCAGGCGCGCGGACTGCTGCAGGGAGCCACGCCGGACGTGGCGGTCGTGCTGTCGGAGACCGGGATCGCCTCGGGGACGCTGCGCTGGCCAGACGAGTTCGTGCGCCACAAGATCGGCGACATCGTCGGCGATCTCTCGCTGCTCGGCGCACGAATCGAAGGGCACGTGATCGCCGAACGCCCCAGCCATCAGGGCAACCTGGCGTTGGCCCGCGCCCTGGCGCGTCTCGCGCTGCGTTCCGATCCGCGCCGGCTCGACGTCACTGCCATCATGGACGTCTTGCCCCACCGCTATCCGTTCCTCCTCGTGGATCGTGTGCTGGAGATCGAACCGGGGAAGCGCCTCGTCGGAATCAAGAACGTCACCATCAACGAGCCGTTCTTCCAGGGCCACTTTCCGGGGCATCCGATCATGCCCGGCGTCCTGATCGTCGAGGCGATGGCGCAGGCGGGAGGCATGCTGCTGATGGACAACTTCGATGATCCGGGGTCGAAGGTGGTCTATTTCGCCGCGCTGGATGGCGTGAAGTTCCGTCGGCCCGTGGTCCCGGGCGACCAGCTCCGCTTCGAGCTCGAATTGTTGCAGTTCCGTGGTCGCACCTGTCGCATGAAGGGGCAGGCCCTTGTGGAGGGACGCGTCGTGTGCGAGGCCGAGATGCTGGCGACGGTGGTGGACCGGTGA
- the lpxA gene encoding acyl-ACP--UDP-N-acetylglucosamine O-acyltransferase, with protein sequence MTQRIHLSAIIDPAATIGDNVEIGPFAIIGPNVTVGDGCRLGARVTLERNVLLGEGIQIGTGAVLGSPPQDLKYRDEETWVEVGDGTIIREYSTINRGTAASGKTTVGARCFIMTYVHIAHDCHIGDGVAIANGSQLAGHVTIQDRAALSGLVAVHQFTTIGAHCFIGGATRVSQDIPPYVKAVGNPVELYGLNSIGLQRSGFPPETIAALKRAYRLFFNSDFNLGQALDRARTELPAIPEVERFVEFVSSSQRGVPA encoded by the coding sequence GTGACCCAACGCATTCATCTGTCAGCGATCATCGACCCGGCCGCGACGATCGGGGACAACGTCGAGATCGGGCCCTTCGCGATCATCGGACCCAACGTCACCGTGGGCGACGGCTGTCGCCTCGGCGCGCGGGTCACGCTGGAGCGCAACGTCCTGCTCGGCGAGGGGATCCAGATCGGCACGGGCGCCGTGCTCGGCAGCCCGCCCCAGGACCTCAAGTACCGCGACGAGGAAACCTGGGTCGAGGTCGGCGATGGGACCATCATCCGGGAGTACTCCACGATCAATCGCGGGACGGCCGCGTCGGGCAAGACCACCGTCGGTGCACGCTGCTTCATCATGACCTACGTGCATATCGCGCACGATTGCCACATCGGCGACGGCGTCGCGATTGCGAACGGCTCGCAGCTGGCCGGCCACGTGACGATTCAGGACCGCGCCGCCTTGTCCGGACTCGTGGCGGTACACCAGTTCACGACCATCGGGGCACATTGCTTCATCGGCGGGGCCACCCGCGTGAGCCAGGATATTCCGCCGTACGTCAAGGCGGTTGGCAATCCGGTGGAACTCTACGGCCTGAACTCGATCGGATTGCAGCGCTCCGGCTTCCCGCCCGAAACGATTGCGGCACTCAAGCGCGCCTATCGGCTCTTCTTCAACTCCGACTTCAATCTTGGCCAGGCGCTCGATCGCGCGCGCACCGAACTGCCCGCCATTCCTGAAGTGGAGCGCTTCGTCGAGTTCGTCTCCTCTTCGCAGCGCGGCGTCCCGGCATGA
- a CDS encoding Gfo/Idh/MocA family oxidoreductase, with protein sequence MSSPIPVGVVGVGALGRHHARHYAKMHGAELVGVYDADPARAALVAAEVGCRAFPVMAELLSEVRAVSVAVPTSYHHQVGLECLGRGVAVLMEKPIAVTLEEADALLTEATRQGVVLAVGHVERFNRAVRAAQTVMERPIFIEGIRLAPFQPRGTDVAVVLDLMIHDLDLANHLVGGAPTQDVRANGVSILSPHLDMVNARVEFLGGVVASMTASRVARDRVRRLRVFQPSGYISIDLAEGSGTFMRLRDGWRPGIGSSIEEIVETIPLTAPEADALGLELAAFVAAVRGERAAIVTGVEGRAALALALEVTAAVQRSPQPALGR encoded by the coding sequence ATGAGTTCCCCGATCCCGGTCGGCGTGGTCGGCGTCGGAGCGCTCGGTCGGCACCACGCCCGCCACTACGCCAAGATGCACGGCGCGGAGTTGGTTGGTGTGTACGATGCGGACCCGGCGCGCGCCGCCCTGGTGGCGGCCGAGGTCGGCTGCCGCGCCTTTCCGGTGATGGCCGAATTGCTGTCCGAAGTCCGAGCCGTCTCCGTCGCGGTCCCGACCTCATACCACCATCAGGTCGGGCTCGAGTGTCTCGGGCGCGGTGTGGCCGTGCTGATGGAGAAGCCGATCGCGGTCACGCTGGAAGAGGCCGACGCGCTCCTGACCGAAGCGACCCGCCAGGGCGTCGTGCTGGCGGTGGGACATGTCGAGCGGTTCAACCGCGCGGTCCGGGCAGCCCAAACGGTCATGGAGCGACCGATCTTCATCGAAGGGATTCGATTGGCGCCATTCCAGCCGCGCGGGACGGATGTCGCCGTGGTGCTCGACCTGATGATCCACGACCTGGACCTCGCGAACCACCTGGTCGGTGGTGCGCCGACGCAGGATGTCCGAGCCAACGGCGTCTCGATCCTCTCCCCGCACCTCGACATGGTGAACGCCCGCGTCGAGTTCCTCGGAGGGGTCGTGGCCTCGATGACGGCGTCACGGGTGGCACGCGATCGGGTGCGTCGACTGCGTGTCTTCCAGCCCTCGGGCTACATCTCGATCGACCTGGCCGAGGGCAGCGGCACCTTCATGCGACTGCGTGATGGCTGGCGCCCCGGGATCGGTAGCAGCATCGAGGAAATCGTCGAAACGATCCCCTTGACGGCACCAGAGGCGGATGCGCTCGGCCTTGAACTTGCGGCCTTCGTGGCCGCCGTGCGCGGCGAGCGTGCCGCCATCGTGACGGGCGTGGAAGGGCGGGCTGCCCTCGCGCTCGCGCTGGAGGTGACGGCGGCCGTCCAGCGCTCCCCCCAGCCTGCGCTGGGGCGATGA
- the lpxB gene encoding lipid-A-disaccharide synthase has product MTPRILITAGEPSGDLHAARIVAALRARMPEAVIEAVGGPLMEKAGAVLRRSIDGLAAMGLVEILDKLPAHIRLLRMLTADFRAGRYDLLITVDYPGFHLRLAESAKRHGVPVLWYIAPQLWAWRPQRAARLARAVDRLAVILPFEEAFFDAAGVEATYVGHPLADREAPLTRGVARAHFGLPEGARTLALFPGSRAGEISRLWPAYRDAARQLLASGACHEVLVAATEWGDYPGAEGMHLVRDDSSRILAAADAVLAKSGTTTLEAAMADVPMVVAYRVHPLTYRLAQRMITVKWVSLVNLIADREVVPELLQGEATPARLVAAIAPLLDPASAACRAQRAGLAEVRARVGGPGANARVAELAAGLLAA; this is encoded by the coding sequence ATGACCCCCCGGATCCTGATCACCGCCGGAGAGCCCTCCGGCGACTTGCACGCCGCCCGGATCGTCGCGGCGTTGCGCGCCCGAATGCCGGAGGCGGTCATCGAGGCGGTCGGGGGTCCGCTGATGGAGAAGGCGGGCGCGGTCCTGCGACGATCGATCGACGGGCTGGCCGCGATGGGGTTGGTCGAGATCCTCGACAAGCTTCCTGCCCACATTCGCCTCCTCCGCATGCTGACCGCCGATTTCCGCGCCGGTCGCTACGATCTCCTGATCACCGTCGATTACCCGGGCTTTCATCTTCGCCTCGCCGAGTCCGCCAAGCGCCACGGCGTGCCGGTGCTCTGGTATATCGCGCCACAACTCTGGGCCTGGCGACCGCAGCGTGCGGCGCGTCTCGCTCGCGCCGTGGACCGACTCGCGGTGATCCTGCCGTTCGAGGAGGCGTTCTTCGATGCCGCAGGCGTCGAGGCAACCTACGTCGGGCATCCGCTGGCCGATCGCGAGGCGCCGTTGACGCGAGGTGTCGCCCGTGCGCACTTCGGGCTTCCTGAGGGTGCCCGCACGCTGGCCCTCTTTCCCGGGTCGCGCGCAGGTGAGATCAGCCGCCTCTGGCCGGCGTACCGCGATGCCGCGCGTCAGCTCCTCGCGAGTGGTGCGTGCCACGAAGTGCTAGTGGCGGCCACGGAATGGGGCGACTATCCCGGGGCCGAGGGGATGCACCTGGTGCGCGATGACTCGTCCCGCATCCTCGCCGCGGCCGATGCCGTGCTGGCCAAGTCGGGCACCACGACGCTCGAAGCGGCGATGGCCGATGTCCCGATGGTGGTTGCCTATCGGGTGCATCCGCTGACGTATCGGCTGGCGCAGCGAATGATCACCGTCAAGTGGGTCTCGCTCGTCAACCTGATCGCCGATCGCGAGGTCGTGCCCGAGTTGCTGCAGGGCGAGGCCACCCCGGCGCGACTCGTCGCCGCGATCGCTCCGCTGCTCGATCCTGCGAGCGCGGCCTGCCGCGCCCAGCGCGCCGGGTTGGCCGAGGTGCGCGCACGGGTCGGTGGGCCGGGCGCCAATGCCCGCGTGGCCGAACTCGCCGCCGGATTGCTCGCCGCATGA
- a CDS encoding lysophospholipid acyltransferase family protein: protein MKIPMPKLLLRCVVEPLVSALAASWRMRVHGEARVAALQASNTPVVFLLWHETLLPLLWWQRRRGIGIVVSQGRDGQVLADYATRLGYRCIPGSSSRGAVRAFLKAVRLLDESVSVAFATDGPRGPRRVVKPGVVRAAQRAGAPIVPLHAVVRSGWHSHSWDRTVVPKPFTRVDVGYGEPFTIAAGEEGLGAGVVRAAAALEALEREMVA, encoded by the coding sequence ATGAAGATCCCGATGCCGAAACTCCTGCTGCGCTGCGTCGTCGAGCCGCTGGTGTCGGCGCTCGCGGCGTCGTGGCGGATGCGCGTCCATGGCGAAGCGCGCGTGGCCGCGCTGCAGGCGAGCAACACGCCGGTCGTCTTCCTGTTGTGGCATGAGACGTTGCTGCCGCTGCTCTGGTGGCAGCGCCGCCGGGGCATCGGCATCGTGGTCAGTCAGGGGCGGGACGGGCAGGTGCTCGCCGACTACGCGACGCGCCTTGGCTACCGCTGCATTCCCGGCTCCTCCTCGCGCGGTGCCGTGCGGGCCTTCCTCAAGGCGGTGCGACTCCTCGACGAGTCGGTCTCCGTTGCATTCGCGACCGACGGCCCTCGGGGGCCCAGGCGGGTGGTGAAGCCCGGCGTGGTGCGCGCGGCCCAGCGCGCGGGCGCACCGATTGTTCCGCTGCACGCCGTGGTCCGCTCGGGATGGCATTCGCACTCGTGGGATCGAACCGTCGTGCCGAAGCCGTTCACCCGCGTCGATGTCGGCTATGGCGAACCGTTCACGATCGCGGCTGGCGAGGAAGGACTCGGGGCAGGGGTGGTCCGCGCCGCTGCCGCGCTCGAGGCGTTGGAACGCGAGATGGTGGCCTGA
- the lpxK gene encoding tetraacyldisaccharide 4'-kinase, whose amino-acid sequence MTTRKRDGHRMVRWLWTARSLGASSARAALVPASGLWQAGMAVRELCYARGWLAQHALPLPSVAIGNLSVGGSGKTPLAGWVASHYVSRGHRPGILLRGVGGDEALVHREAVPEAIVVANPDRVAGAAMALAAGADVLVLDDAFQRLDVLRDLNLCLVSAETSRAVPWRLPAGPWREGFGALARADGLIITRKRADAGTAEQLAARLAPRVTGPVAIVRLDLAMLEGLTSGQQQPIGVLDGRRVVAASAIADPEAFVTQLKRTGAQVQVATWKDHHQFRDEDVAWLAHAARRADHVVITAKDAVKLRDRWPASVPEPLVARLAVTFEAGEVALRSALDRVVGHDA is encoded by the coding sequence ATGACGACGCGCAAGCGCGATGGCCACCGGATGGTGCGGTGGTTATGGACGGCCCGTTCCCTCGGGGCGAGCAGCGCGCGCGCGGCGCTCGTGCCGGCCAGCGGACTCTGGCAGGCCGGGATGGCGGTGCGGGAGCTCTGCTATGCCCGTGGATGGCTGGCGCAGCACGCCCTCCCGTTGCCGAGCGTGGCGATCGGGAATCTCTCGGTCGGCGGTTCGGGGAAGACGCCGCTGGCGGGATGGGTCGCCTCTCACTATGTCTCAAGGGGTCACCGGCCCGGGATCCTGCTCCGAGGCGTCGGTGGCGACGAGGCCTTGGTGCATCGCGAGGCGGTTCCCGAAGCGATTGTGGTGGCCAACCCCGATCGCGTGGCGGGCGCAGCGATGGCCCTGGCGGCCGGGGCCGATGTGCTGGTGCTGGATGACGCCTTCCAGCGACTCGACGTCTTGCGCGATCTCAACCTCTGCCTGGTGAGCGCCGAGACGAGTCGCGCGGTGCCGTGGCGACTCCCGGCTGGGCCGTGGCGCGAGGGGTTTGGCGCCCTGGCCCGCGCCGACGGGTTGATCATCACCCGCAAGCGGGCCGATGCGGGCACGGCCGAGCAACTGGCGGCACGGCTTGCCCCGCGCGTCACCGGGCCGGTCGCGATCGTCCGCCTCGACCTGGCGATGCTCGAGGGATTGACGAGTGGACAGCAACAGCCGATCGGTGTGCTCGACGGGCGGCGCGTGGTGGCCGCCAGCGCAATCGCCGATCCGGAGGCCTTCGTGACGCAGCTCAAACGCACGGGGGCGCAGGTGCAGGTGGCAACCTGGAAGGATCATCACCAGTTCCGCGACGAGGACGTCGCCTGGCTCGCCCATGCGGCGCGCCGTGCCGACCACGTCGTGATCACGGCGAAGGATGCCGTCAAGTTGCGCGACCGTTGGCCCGCCTCCGTCCCCGAGCCGCTGGTTGCCCGGCTCGCGGTGACCTTCGAGGCGGGAGAAGTAGCATTGCGGTCCGCGCTCGACCGAGTGGTCGGGCACGACGCCTGA